The genomic DNA AACAACTATAGGTATATGCTAACATTTactattcaaataaatttaggttaggttatagtTATTATATGTAACTCAATTATATGTGTTCTTTGAAGCTATTGCTATGTGGCAtctatgttttaaatttttcagatattttagtGTCTATGATTGTTTCTATTGCGAATTAAGTCCTATATCTAACATTAATTTATGGATACATTCTCGCTGaactaagaaaattgaaaagtcCACATTAATCCTACAAAAATCATTCACTATGTCCCTATCAAGAATGTTAgattttgacagaaaaatacATGAGTTCGTTGCGTCATAAAATAAAGACCTGACATGTACTATGATAGTTAGTTTAGTTTATTACGCGGCGTGTCGCAATTTCTGAAAATTATTGaactattttctaaaaaacgACAGTTTGTCGTGTCGGTTGCGGCGCTCAGAATAAACTTCAAACGATCAGACTGCTGAGCATTCTTAGACTGCTTACTGGGTTCGAATTTGCGTCCTCCAAATGCCTGTATGTCGCTTTGCTTTAAATGCTTTATATGCGGGATCTATAAGCGACTCGTACTTTAACCAAGCGCCCGTACGTCTACACTTCCAACTCGAATGCTTCCCCATTGTGCAACTTCACGATCAACATCAACGGCTCTACACCATTTTCTTTCTATACAGTTTCCATTGCTCCGCACGCTATTCCATCTCTGTCGGCGATGGTTTCCACGCCTGACAATTTGTTCGATAATAATTGTTAACCTTTGGTCAATTTGACACatagcacatacacatacatacatatgtacatagatatatttgAACGTTGCGTATTTTATGGTCAGTGAGAATTTCTTGTGAAACTGCGTCCACACAAAATGCTTATCTTCTGTCTTGTATTCGTGGGCCTTCTTACATCTAATCCATTCTCTGCGGTTTacttgcatgcatacatacatgtatatgtgtgtgtttgggtGGCTTTTGACTGCTTTCGGTTAATAGGGTTCCAAAGAATTACGTCGTTGTGTGTGATATTGGAGTGGCGATAAGCCCACCCGAGAACAAAGCTTATGAATGGGCAGACATTTTTTCGTTTTGATTTGAGCTACGATAAGTCAAGATTGCGTTTTTAATAAGCTATGAAAAtcgtgaatatttttaattgcaagcAAACCGAATTGTACGCACACGATGCGGCATTGACAGTAAGAATGTGCGGGTAAACGTTTTTGAATAGCATGGCGGTATCGAAAGATGATCAAAAACAATTGAACGTGTAAAGGCTTTCTTACATTTTATACTAGTAACTGATTGATAGGTAGATAGCTAAGAGCGTTGCCCCTTCGGGCacaattagtaaaaaaaataaacaatgctacaaaattacaaacattattccaaaactcaaatttttGTGCTTGCTTTAATCTCTAGAACAccaaaacatttattattcgtaagggagtgaaaaatataatatacaagtattaagttttactgtttttttattctacacatattaatctaatatataaaacggctggaccgattgtGATTTTCGTGGTCGACTCCAAATATTACTAACTTTtatttgttggaaatttttttgttgttattttttcacGATTCAGTGTTGAAAACTacataaaactgaaatttgtatacctatacGATCAGCCCCTGATTTTTAATcacgatttttatattattttattctatctcgaggcaatcgaatataatagTTGTAGTATAATATACTATAATTTTCATGTAGTGTAGCAAACATCACGGAGTAGGAATGCAAATAAGTCGGCTTATTTCTCATTAAGTCAAGTTAATTTCATTCTTGTAGCGAATTTAACAGCGCTTGATAGTATTATAAATCCACCAAAAGATACGATCAtggcttttttttaaattttttaatcgtGCAAATGTTTTTGGTGCCTTTGGATCAATCGAGCAAGGCAAGCCAATTGAAGCATTTCCTGATTTATTCAACTCAAATAATTTGGgtcgtgtatatacagtcaaTCCAGGGCAGACGGAGTGCTTTTATCTGCTACTGTTGTTGATCAATGTAACCAGACCACTGACATTTCAAGATATACGTAAAGTAAATGGGCAACAGTATCCAACGTATAAAGATGAATGCACTAAGCTTACTAGTAGATGACAATCAGTGGAACAGTATGCTTGCTAAAGCAGTATTATACACTACATGTTTCCCGGCCGGATCACAAATGGTGTGGGATAATCATAAAGATTCGTTAACTATTGATATATTGTATCGACATCGTACAAGGTGCAACGATCTGACGATATCATTCAGTGACATAGCGAATTTATAAATCAGTGATTTCGGTAAGAGCTCACCAAATCACAGTGTATCTGATTTAATCAACACATATATAAATCCTGAAATGAAATATGATATTGTTGAATTCCTCTACTACGACAGACAGTGAACATGGGCGTTTATTTGGAATGGAACAATGGAAAACTAGCTGTACACgaaaatactggatgcataaaattaccgaCGTATTTCTGCAAAAGTCatcaactcacaaaatactcTCATAGGCAATATGCTTCCCGatgtacacacaaaatataatattgactTTGACAGCAAAAAATTTGAACTTCATTGGATTAAATTTAAAGACAAAACAGTTGTTGCAGGTACCACAGCTTTGCAACGGAACAAGATTAGTTATTAACATctaaggaaggtctaagttcgggtgtaaccgaacattttatactctcgcaacttgcaagaaccaaagcccgggaaattactttagATGTTGACAAcactttatattaaaggaagtattcatccgattcaacccatttttgacacaaaaacatactattatcgagagtttcatttatattattttaccgattaccgatattttcggtaaaaagttaactataggcactggggtccacatattcagtacctttgggcttgaacagttttagttcgatttagacaatttttggtcagaaAGCATACTTTagacgcattattcacgcaaagttttatgccgatataatcattgttgcttgatttgcatagcggaaagtgaaagaaacagatggaatctaaaatggtgttatatgggaaataggcgtggtttcgcatagaaatataagaagaatgttatgtaccgaatttagttgaaatcggttaagcagattccaAGACTCTCACACGCGTTCCTATAAAGTGATCTCATAGCATCCCAgagtttatcgcgcttttagtagtttttaacagaaccgttatatggggagtgggcgggcttgtcacccgatttcatccattttcacattgCAGACTGCAGACgtccctccttaatgtgatcctgtgtaccaaataacagtattgaaTCATATTgtggaacttagttatggcaatttatttgtttttgattaatgacgtttttaggcgtggcagtggtccgattacgcctatctgtaAATACCatccgtcttacggtaccaagaaacatgtttaccaagttttataaagatatctcaatttttactcaagttacagcttgcacagacggatagacggacagacatttatatatacataaccctatatctaactcgattaattttgggtgatacaaacaaccattaggtgaacaaaactacttattatactctgtagcaacatgttgcaagagtataaaaattgaggtctatatgataaattttttggtacacttcttttttatttattatatatactaatgATTTATTGATTCTAtaactaataataattaattgacaAATATTGTGACAAGGAAGGCAAGTTGGTAGGGATAAtggataaagataaagatacgGATATTTGGGTTTGTAAAAGCTCTATGCGAAGTGGCTGCCGTGAAACTTGATCCAAAGCAAATGTTTAATCCAAACGTAAAACGAATGAATAGAATTTCAAAATACCTCTGCATCCATTATATTCGAGTGGTTTGAACCAGGGCGACAGAATGCTCGCTGGAAAGAATTGTAGCGATAAAAATTAGGAAGCAAAAGGCGAAACTGGGACCTATTTTGAGGAGAAATGTTAATCATATTACAAAAATGCTATGGAAAAGTTGGAATATCGGAATAATCAGTGTATCAGTCTTGATATAATTGCCATTAACAATAGAATTAAATTTTGCTAATGAAAATTATATCACCTTTCAGTCTGCCTATTACATAACCACTAACGATATTAAACCTCTTTCCACAATTGACTTTAtgtttattacatattatacacgcaaacttaaattaattaattaatattttccttagATTCCAAAGATCTGAGTCCCGCTGACTTAACAGATGACCAACAGCATTTAGAGCGTGAAGATCATCGACTTGAAGAGACTGATATAGAAATGGAAGAAGATACTGATACAAGGGATGGCGACAATCGAATACTTGCTATAAACGCACATCGAATATCGCCGAATAGAAGAGAGGAAAGTACACTGAGTCGTCCACCGAGTGTGGCAATATCGAATGGTTCAAATTCTCTAGACGCATTTCACAACGCCAACGAGCACATTGTACACAAAATCGAATTAAGTATAGAACGCGAAAAACTGAAAGATCAAAATGAAATTAGTATCGaatcaatttcaataaattcaaaCGACATACGTCCTGCCAGCAGTAGCCCACATAAAGCAGAACTGACCGGCAACGAGACACCACCGATGTCCTCACCAACAAGCGTACTGCCAAAGTTGCGCTTAAATGCGCTTTTGGCTTCCGATCCGGCTTTAAAACCGGATGCAAAAGACCTAAAAGTCCTACACGAAGAAACGCAAACGAAAAATCGACTCGCCCAGCTGCCACCGCCGCCGGCGCTTACCAAGCAAGAAGATATGGACACTTTAATGAGTGCGCCAGTAGTTAATGTCGTGGAACCGGTGCTGAAAACGGCGGCAGTGGCGACTTCATCATCACCAGCTGCCACAGCGGATATCCCACCACGCCTGAAGTTGTTCATGTGCTTGCCCTGTGGCATACACTTCAGCTCACCATCCACATTGGAAGCGCACCAGGCCTATTATTGTTCCCATCGGTAAGTTAATAGATTAAACGAGGGGTGAGATTGAGTCAATAACCACTTTTTTATTGTTCTAGTAATAAGGAAATGGAGTCTGACGGAGCTTCGCTGTCCACAGTTATAGCCGAAAAAACTGGCGCTTTGAATGCTAACGCGACCAACGCTGTTAGTGGCGCCATCAATATTGGCGCTGGCGACAACGGTAGCGAACACGTCGCCAAAGCCATCAAGACAGGGAAACAATATGCATGTACCCAATGCTCTTACAGCGCGGACAAAAAGGTCTCACTCAATCGTCACATGCGCATGCATCAAACATCGCCCGCGCATAGCAGTAGCGCGCCACCGTCAAACGGCGCCGCCGCATTGGATGAGGGTGGTTCTAGTCAAGTGAGTCAGTTGTTGGTTGATAGCGCCAATGATCTAGCATAAGTACAAAACCGTGTTTAACGGTCGAAGAAAtgctttataattttattattttgtatgtttCAGCAAACGGATCGCTACTGCAGCGATTGTGATATTAGATTCAATAATGTAAAGACATATCGCGCGCACAAAATGCATTATTGCAGTTCACGCCGCAATGACGGGTAAGAAACCCGcaaaatttttagttataaattCACCAAATATTTTCACCCATACTACAGACAACTAACACCCAAGTTGGAGGTAAACACCGCTAATGTAATTAAAGCGCCGGTAGGTTCGGCTGCCCTCAGCCCTCAGACGCGCACAAAAACGCCGTCGCCAGCTATGGTGGCCGCTGCCGCTGCGGCAGCTGCTGCTGCAGCCGCGTCGTTGCAAGCATCACCGCCACaaccatttttggcattaccCACCAATCCGATATTGATAATTCCCTGCTCATTAATACGAGCGGCGAGCTGGATACCGGGGCCACTGTAAGTAAAGGTTAACTTAATTTTACAATTGTACAAGGTCTACATATATTATTGTACACTCTAAAATATACTAATTATATATAccaaatgtttatattaaatattaatcctTCAGATCATCAGTATCGGCGTCCATTTCAAACCCTGATACAACCTGCTATATGTTGGACAACGGTAATTTGAAGCCATTAGCCACAGCTTTGAATATGAGTGGTTTAAATCCCAATACTGCGGCGAATAACAATAACGCAGCTGCAACCGCAAATATCCCACAAATGCCGACGGTCAAAACGCCGCCGGTTCGTCAACCTTCGCAACCTAATAACAGCGAAGCGCTTCCTATGGAGAAAAATGCTGGACGTAGTAGCGATCGCAATGAGACATCAACGCCAAAGCGAAAAGATGGTGCGCGGTAAGTAACGAAGCtttctattattatattaatgaaagGTTTTGAAATCTAAACCTCCCGAATACAGTAAATTTCAGGGTCCTCACAATTTACTATATGGTCGCGTTGGGGTAACCACTCGCAACCAatttattaaacacaaaaaatgaTGAATCCAAAAATTTGTCTATATATTCAGTAAAAGCTTGAACTAAAAGGTTAATTCCAAATGTAGAGTGCCGAGCTAATTTTACCAATTATTATCGCGAGAATTTTTATCTGatgaataaaaaaacttaataattataaattatgagAAGAATATGCGTTTTTCCTCAATTAAGAcataaaaatagatttattaGTTTGCGTTTCAAGATTCAGAAATCTCATATTCTTTTACTAGCGTTATATATTCAAAAGATTTTATTAATAATCTACACAAAAACAAGTATTTGTAGAACAACATATGTGAACCACTTTCCTTTTCCATTTGCAACAGTGAGTCTGCACCATTGGATCTCTCACTACGCCGTTCGCCAACCTCTTATGTCAGCCTGCAGCGACAACGCGTTCATTCGGCCTCCTCCTATGCAGATCCCGATCAGCAACGTATGGATATGGAAACTCTACTGGAGGCAAGTAAGGAGAACTTGTCAATGGATGAAAGTGGCACAGTAACACCCGAACAGATTGTATGCGCACCCTCACTACCAAACAGTCCCTCGATGAGTCCATCGCCAAAACGACGTGCAATAAGTCCACGAAGTTCCGGTGCCGGTAGCACGTCTTCAATGTCACCACCAGTAAATGTTTCGACTGCGTCGCTGGTGGCAGCTGCCGCCGCCAGCAATATGCTTGATCTACCACTACGTTCAATGTTGCCCGCCGATTTAGCGCTAAAACTCTCCGAAACCAATATTATGAATCCATTGCTAGCCAAACAAAACTTCGAACTTGCCTTAAAGCTCTCGGCGGCCGCTGTAGCTGCAGTAAATAACAGCACACCAGCGAATGTGGGTAATGGTTCGACACACGCTGAGTTGGCTGCAGCGGCGCTTTCTGCTGCAACAGCAAAGTCTTCGTTACTCGGCATGCCCGTTTTGAGTAACACAGCTTCGGCCAGTAATAGCGGTAATGTAGTTGGCGGACCCAACACTGCTGTGCAACCGCAAATTTATGTCAAACAGGGTGTTTCCAAATGCAAGGAGTGCAACATTGTCTTCTGCAAGTACGAAAATTATCTGGCACACAAGCAACACTACTGTTCGGCACGTAATCAGGAGGTTGGTGAAGGTGAAGCCAAAGTAGCCAACACGTCGCCTCTTGGGGTCGGTGCGGCTGCAAGTGTTGAAACAACACCAGTCGCCTATCAGCAATTAATTTGTGCGGCCTGTGGCATAAAATACACGTCACTCGACAATTTGCGTGCCCATCAAAATTACTACTGCCCCAAGGGGGGCGGCACAACGGGCGCAACAGCCGTGGCAGCTGCAGCTGCGACAGCCGAAACTGGACAGGTAAGACGTGAAGGATGTTTTATACAGGAaagattttttatagttttgaatcaaattctagTTGCCTCTGACTAAGGAGAAATGTAGCAAATGCAAAACTATCCATGAAAATGGTTTGCCATGTCCACCGCCGCCCGCACTACAGCAATCTCAAAGCAGCGCACAGCACATCACGTCAACACTTTCGGCACCCAATCAAAACATGTATAAATGTCCCGTTTGTGATGTTGTTAGTCTGACAGCCACCGAGAGTCGAAAGCACATGGAGACGCATGGCACCGTAAAGGCATTCCGCTGCAGCATCTGCCGCTACAAGGGCAACACTCTACGGTAAGAAAGCTCTTTACGTTGCTACTTAGAATATGAAGttgaatattatatactttCTTTTTCAGTGGAATGCGCACCCATATCCGCATGCATTTCGACAAGAAAGCCACCGACCTTAATGAGGAGCACTACATGTCTTGTATCCTGGAAGATGAGGGCTTGGAAATCCCCAGCATAGCTTCTACACTGAATCAGGAACAATTAGCGCAGCAAATTGCCGctatgcaacaacagcaacatcagtTACAGCTGCAAgctcaacagcaacaacaacagcaacaacaaatattcaaTTGCGATTTATGCAATTACTCATCTTCCTATAAGGGCAACGTGGTAAGTTTGAGAGACAAAAACATATACTCCGTTAAATACTATCATCAAATACAAATTAGTctaaaagtacaattttttaatgacaTCTCCTAGCTACGTCACATGAAACTGGTGCATCCTCACATCAACATTCATTCACCATCAATTTCCCCTGAAGCCAATGACCTGGATGGTTCGGATGTAGCTGGTTTGAATGGCGAGAGTGGGTAAGTATTCGTATTTTTAGTATCAATTGTCACTTTACCCGTTTTTTCTGTCCGATGATATTTACATTTTCCACAATATACAAATGAGTGAATGCCTTTTCAGTTCTAAGAAAGGGTCACACTAAAAAATTTCCTAAAACGAGTTTCCAATAACTGCACAAGTTGAGCTTTAAAAAATGGTCCTCAGTTActctcaaatatttttacaaatgaatCTTGTAATTCAGATCATGTTAACAAGCAGAAGAGGCGTCTTTTACTAAAAGAACTAGtgtagaaaaacgaaaattttggaaaaattgcaatttatttctcaacaaagttttcttttaacttAATTCAGCGAAGCTCCAATTCTTTAAGCTGTctgaaaatttggttttttgtaaGCCTACAACTAGTCTTTAAATTAATTCGACCAAATAAGATGTAAGAGGGTACATTGTCATGGTGGAagaatacttttttttcttacaatttaCCGCATTCAAAAGGATTGCTGAAATCCTGAATATGTATTTCTTAATTTGAAACATCGAGATGCTACCATTATCTTAtcctaggttaggttaggtaaaaAGGCAGAGTTTTCGTGATGCCAAAAGACCGTCACCGAGATGGTTCAACCCCAGTCTGAAAAAGAAAGTGTCTAGATGTTTCCACCACATCTTCCTCCTTACATCTTTGACAAGCTGCGTCCTCCGAAATCTTTAGCCTCACCGCGTGAGTGCCAATGGGGCAGTGTCCAGTTAGGACACCTATCATTGCGGCGACGTGATTCTCCTATTCTACTTTAGACATTTGTTTTAATTGCTtatctttaatattttcttttagcaATTTCACCATAAAAAGCGAACCACTAGATCAAGTGTCTAACATCAGTCTAACGACTTCGGCACAGTTGATGGacaataacaacacaacaaTATTGGCTGCCACCTTGACAGCACCACCACCGTTGAACAGTCTGGGCGCCGAGCAAATGCCACATATTAAAACT from Bactrocera oleae isolate idBacOlea1 chromosome 3, idBacOlea1, whole genome shotgun sequence includes the following:
- the ush gene encoding zinc finger protein ush yields the protein MSRRKQLNPKPLNKGDCSETTDEMTADSRDSKDLSPADLTDDQQHLEREDHRLEETDIEMEEDTDTRDGDNRILAINAHRISPNRREESTLSRPPSVAISNGSNSLDAFHNANEHIVHKIELSIEREKLKDQNEISIESISINSNDIRPASSSPHKAELTGNETPPMSSPTSVLPKLRLNALLASDPALKPDAKDLKVLHEETQTKNRLAQLPPPPALTKQEDMDTLMSAPVVNVVEPVLKTAAVATSSSPAATADIPPRLKLFMCLPCGIHFSSPSTLEAHQAYYCSHRNKEMESDGASLSTVIAEKTGALNANATNAVSGAINIGAGDNGSEHVAKAIKTGKQYACTQCSYSADKKVSLNRHMRMHQTSPAHSSSAPPSNGAAALDEGGSSQQTDRYCSDCDIRFNNVKTYRAHKMHYCSSRRNDGQLTPKLEVNTANVIKAPVGSAALSPQTRTKTPSPAMVAAAAAAAAAAAASLQASPPQPFLALPTNPILIIPCSLIRAASWIPGPLSSVSASISNPDTTCYMLDNGNLKPLATALNMSGLNPNTAANNNNAAATANIPQMPTVKTPPVRQPSQPNNSEALPMEKNAGRSSDRNETSTPKRKDGARESAPLDLSLRRSPTSYVSLQRQRVHSASSYADPDQQRMDMETLLEASKENLSMDESGTVTPEQIVCAPSLPNSPSMSPSPKRRAISPRSSGAGSTSSMSPPVNVSTASLVAAAAASNMLDLPLRSMLPADLALKLSETNIMNPLLAKQNFELALKLSAAAVAAVNNSTPANVGNGSTHAELAAAALSAATAKSSLLGMPVLSNTASASNSGNVVGGPNTAVQPQIYVKQGVSKCKECNIVFCKYENYLAHKQHYCSARNQEVGEGEAKVANTSPLGVGAAASVETTPVAYQQLICAACGIKYTSLDNLRAHQNYYCPKGGGTTGATAVAAAAATAETGQLPLTKEKCSKCKTIHENGLPCPPPPALQQSQSSAQHITSTLSAPNQNMYKCPVCDVVSLTATESRKHMETHGTVKAFRCSICRYKGNTLRGMRTHIRMHFDKKATDLNEEHYMSCILEDEGLEIPSIASTLNQEQLAQQIAAMQQQQHQLQLQAQQQQQQQQQIFNCDLCNYSSSYKGNVLRHMKLVHPHINIHSPSISPEANDLDGSDVAGLNGESGNFTIKSEPLDQVSNISLTTSAQLMDNNNTTILAATLTAPPPLNSLGAEQMPHIKTEPLELGGDSLPATTPLPALSSPAIGPPPPLNAATDENATVAVNQKYCQTCDISFNYMKTYVAHKQYYCKNKLRNPEASESPSPNAGLMQMSVASPNSLLLLQKNKENLQQEAAI